In one window of Pseudomonas chlororaphis subsp. chlororaphis DNA:
- a CDS encoding LysE family translocator — translation MLSLDFLITSLIVVLIPGSGVILTISTALVAGKRASLFTAIGCTAGIVPHLLASVLGLSAILHTSALAFQGLKFAGVAYLLYLAYATWRDRSAFAVDTRLPATSAGGLVLKACLLNILNPKLTIFFLAFLPQFISHDGPSPAMQMLGLSGVFMAMTFAVFVVYGLLANLFRKAVIESPQVQNWLRRSFAASFAALGLNLAFAQR, via the coding sequence ATGCTCTCACTGGATTTTCTCATCACCTCGCTGATCGTCGTGCTGATCCCCGGCAGCGGCGTGATCCTGACCATTTCCACGGCACTGGTGGCCGGCAAGCGCGCCAGCCTGTTCACCGCCATCGGCTGCACCGCCGGGATAGTCCCGCACCTGCTGGCCTCGGTGCTGGGCCTGTCGGCCATCCTGCACACCAGCGCGCTGGCCTTCCAGGGCTTGAAGTTCGCCGGGGTCGCCTACCTGCTGTACCTGGCCTACGCCACCTGGCGCGACCGCTCGGCCTTCGCCGTGGACACCCGCTTGCCCGCCACCAGCGCCGGCGGCCTGGTGCTCAAGGCCTGCCTGCTGAACATCCTCAACCCCAAGCTGACGATTTTCTTCCTGGCCTTCCTGCCGCAGTTCATCAGCCACGACGGCCCCTCGCCGGCCATGCAGATGCTCGGCCTGAGCGGTGTGTTCATGGCGATGACCTTCGCCGTATTCGTGGTCTACGGCCTGCTGGCCAACCTGTTCCGCAAGGCGGTGATCGAGTCGCCCCAGGTGCAGAACTGGCTGCGCCGCAGCTTTGCCGCGAGCTTCGCCGCCCTGGGCCTGAACCTGGCGTTCGCCCAGCGCTGA
- a CDS encoding VOC family protein, whose amino-acid sequence MSVQLNHTIVWCRDKQRSTDFLVQVLGLPPPVPFGPMLVVQLDNGVSLDYYDNDPPIASQHYAFLVAADDFEPILQRIRQRGLAFWADPGKQRPNEINRHEGGRRVYFDDPDGHLLEVFSQT is encoded by the coding sequence GTGAGCGTGCAACTCAACCACACCATCGTCTGGTGCCGCGACAAGCAACGGTCGACGGATTTTCTCGTGCAGGTGCTCGGCCTGCCGCCACCTGTGCCCTTCGGCCCGATGCTGGTGGTGCAGCTGGATAACGGCGTGTCCCTGGATTACTACGACAACGACCCGCCCATCGCTTCCCAGCACTACGCCTTTCTGGTCGCCGCCGACGACTTCGAACCGATACTGCAACGCATTCGCCAGCGCGGCCTGGCGTTCTGGGCCGACCCGGGCAAGCAGCGCCCCAATGAAATCAACCGCCACGAAGGCGGACGCCGGGTGTATTTTGATGACCCCGACGGCCACCTACTGGAAGTGTTCAGCCAGACCTGA
- a CDS encoding DUF1615 domain-containing protein: MSIKPLHSLRWAAVAASLALAGCAGQFGSKAPAPSPAQVQAQVARLLPAKVADRQGWARDIQVAFTAQGIEPSKSNLCAVLAVAEQESTYQVDPPVPGLGKIARSEIDRRAAKVHVPSMLVSAALQVRSPNGKSYSERLAGARTEKELSTIFDDFIGSVPMGKTLFGGFNPVHTGGPMQVSIDFAEQQARNYPYSVDGSIRREVFSRRGGMYFGIAHLLGYPVNYPQPLYRFADFNAGWYASRNAAFQNALSVASGISLALDGDLIRYDSIMPGSTELAARALGKSLDMRNPTIRNQLEKGNSLEFEDTKLYKRVFALADQAQGKALPRQILPGIQLKSPKITRKLTTAWFAKRVDERYQRCMAK; this comes from the coding sequence ATGTCTATAAAACCTCTGCATTCACTTCGCTGGGCCGCTGTCGCGGCCTCGCTGGCCCTGGCCGGCTGTGCCGGCCAGTTCGGTTCAAAGGCGCCGGCGCCCAGCCCGGCGCAGGTCCAGGCCCAGGTGGCGCGCCTGTTGCCGGCCAAGGTCGCCGATCGCCAGGGCTGGGCCCGGGATATCCAGGTGGCCTTTACCGCCCAGGGCATCGAGCCGAGCAAGAGCAACCTCTGCGCGGTGCTGGCGGTGGCCGAGCAGGAGTCCACCTATCAGGTCGACCCGCCGGTGCCGGGGCTGGGCAAGATCGCCCGCAGCGAAATCGACCGCCGCGCGGCCAAGGTGCATGTGCCGTCGATGCTGGTGAGCGCGGCGTTACAGGTGCGTTCGCCGAACGGCAAGTCCTACAGCGAGCGCCTGGCCGGGGCGCGCACGGAGAAGGAACTGAGCACGATCTTCGACGACTTCATCGGCAGCGTGCCCATGGGCAAGACCCTGTTCGGCGGTTTCAACCCGGTGCACACCGGCGGGCCGATGCAGGTCAGCATCGACTTCGCCGAGCAGCAGGCGCGCAATTACCCCTACAGCGTGGACGGCTCGATCCGCCGCGAGGTGTTCAGCCGGCGTGGCGGCATGTATTTCGGCATCGCCCACTTGCTCGGTTACCCGGTGAATTACCCGCAGCCGCTGTACCGCTTCGCCGATTTCAACGCCGGTTGGTACGCCAGCCGCAATGCCGCGTTCCAGAACGCCCTGAGCGTAGCCTCGGGGATTTCCCTGGCGCTGGACGGCGACCTGATCCGCTACGACTCGATCATGCCCGGCAGCACCGAGCTGGCGGCGCGCGCCCTGGGCAAATCCCTGGACATGCGCAACCCGACCATTCGCAACCAGCTGGAGAAGGGCAACAGCCTCGAGTTCGAAGACACCAAGCTGTACAAGCGGGTATTCGCCTTGGCCGATCAGGCCCAGGGCAAGGCTTTGCCGCGGCAGATCCTGCCGGGTATCCAGCTGAAGAGCCCGAAGATCACCCGCAAACTGACCACCGCCTGGTTCGCCAAACGGGTGGACGAGCGGTATCAGCGCTGCATGGCGAAGTGA
- a CDS encoding ABC transporter ATP-binding protein, translating to MHDNLIEIRNLKVAFAGTEVVHGLDLDIRRGECLALVGESGSGKSVTAHSILRLLPAQKVQTQGSIRYAGLDLVQASDAQLRTLRGNRIAMIFQEPMTSLNPLHTVEKQIGEVLDVHKGLRGRAARARTLELLELVGIREPHKRLKAYPHQLSGGQRQRVMIAMALANEPELLIADEPTTALDVTVQRKILELLIALQRRLGMSLLLISHDLNLVRRIAQRVCVMRQGEIVEQAECEALFRAPRHPYSRLLIEAEPSGAPVPSAYSHNLLEVSELKVWFPLPKGLFSRQRDYIKAVDGVSLSLHRGKTLGIVGESGSGKSTLGQAILRLVESEGGIRFGNKELSILNQRLMRPLRRQLQVVFQDPFGSLSPRMSVQQIIAEGLLTHGIGTAEEREAAVIRVLEEVGLDPQSRHRYPHEFSGGQRQRIAIARALVLEPALILLDEPTSALDRTVQKQVVQLLRELQVRHGLTYLFISHDLAVVHALAHDLIVIKDGKVVEQGPSQAIFSAPQHPYTRELLQASGLQWSPPQACEEPA from the coding sequence ATGCACGACAACCTGATTGAAATCCGCAACCTCAAGGTGGCCTTCGCCGGCACCGAAGTGGTCCATGGCCTGGACCTGGATATCCGCCGTGGCGAATGCCTGGCCCTGGTGGGCGAGTCCGGCTCGGGCAAGTCGGTGACGGCCCACTCGATCCTGCGCCTGCTGCCGGCGCAGAAGGTGCAGACCCAGGGCAGCATCCGCTACGCCGGCCTGGACCTGGTGCAGGCCAGCGACGCCCAGTTGCGCACCCTGCGCGGCAACCGCATCGCGATGATCTTCCAGGAACCCATGACCTCGCTGAACCCGCTGCACACCGTGGAGAAACAGATCGGCGAAGTGCTGGACGTGCACAAGGGCCTGCGCGGTCGCGCGGCCCGGGCGCGGACCCTGGAACTGTTGGAACTGGTGGGCATCCGCGAGCCGCACAAACGCCTCAAGGCCTACCCGCACCAGCTGTCCGGCGGCCAGCGCCAGCGGGTAATGATCGCCATGGCCCTGGCCAATGAGCCGGAGCTGTTGATCGCCGACGAGCCGACCACGGCGCTGGATGTGACGGTGCAGCGCAAGATCCTCGAACTGCTGATCGCGTTGCAACGACGCCTGGGCATGTCGCTGCTGCTGATCAGCCACGACCTCAACCTGGTGCGGCGCATCGCCCAGCGAGTGTGCGTGATGCGCCAGGGCGAGATCGTCGAGCAGGCCGAGTGCGAAGCACTGTTTCGCGCTCCGCGGCATCCCTACAGTCGCTTGCTGATCGAAGCCGAGCCCAGCGGCGCCCCGGTGCCCAGCGCCTATTCGCACAACCTGCTGGAAGTGAGTGAACTCAAGGTCTGGTTTCCCCTGCCCAAGGGCCTGTTCAGCCGCCAGCGCGACTACATCAAGGCGGTGGACGGCGTCAGCCTGAGCCTGCACCGGGGCAAGACCCTGGGCATCGTCGGCGAGTCCGGCTCGGGCAAGTCCACCCTCGGCCAGGCGATCCTGCGGCTGGTGGAGTCCGAGGGTGGCATCCGCTTCGGCAACAAGGAGCTGAGCATCCTCAACCAGCGCCTGATGCGCCCCTTGCGCCGGCAGCTGCAGGTGGTGTTCCAGGACCCCTTCGGTAGTCTCAGCCCGCGCATGTCGGTGCAGCAGATCATCGCCGAAGGCCTGCTGACCCATGGCATCGGCACCGCCGAGGAACGCGAGGCGGCAGTGATCCGCGTGCTCGAGGAAGTGGGCCTCGACCCGCAGAGCCGCCACCGCTACCCCCACGAGTTTTCCGGCGGCCAGCGCCAGCGCATCGCCATCGCCCGCGCCCTGGTGCTGGAGCCGGCGCTGATTCTGCTGGACGAACCCACCTCGGCCCTCGACCGCACCGTACAGAAGCAGGTGGTCCAACTGCTGCGGGAGTTGCAGGTACGCCACGGCCTGACCTACCTGTTTATCAGCCACGACCTGGCGGTGGTCCACGCCCTGGCCCACGACCTGATCGTGATCAAGGACGGCAAGGTGGTGGAACAAGGGCCGTCGCAGGCGATCTTCAGCGCGCCGCAACACCCCTATACCCGGGAGCTGTTACAGGCTTCGGGGCTGCAATGGAGCCCGCCGCAGGCCTGCGAAGAACCGGCCTGA
- a CDS encoding ABC transporter permease, with the protein MFTLSPLGRRRIEHFKANRRGRWSLWLFIGLCLVCLGGELIANDKPLVIRYHGAWYFPILSDYDETEFGGELPFQPDYSSSYVHELIEGQGGWMLFPPIPFSYDTVNYDLSLPAPSPPSAQNWLGTDDQARDVLARVIFGTRVSILFALALTVISALIGITAGALQGYYGGWVDLFGQRLLEIWSGLPVLYLLIILSGFVSPSFWWLLGIMALFSWLALVDVVRAEFLRGRNLEYVKAARALGLSDGELMRRHILPNAMTSTLTYLPFILTGAIATLTALDFLGFGMPAGTASLGELIGQAKRNLQAPWLGLTAFFALALILSLLVFIGEACRDAFDPRS; encoded by the coding sequence ATGTTCACACTCTCTCCCCTGGGCCGTCGTCGCATCGAACACTTCAAGGCCAACCGCCGGGGTCGCTGGTCGCTGTGGCTGTTTATCGGCCTGTGCCTGGTCTGCCTGGGCGGCGAGCTGATCGCCAACGACAAGCCCTTGGTCATCCGCTATCACGGCGCCTGGTATTTCCCGATCCTCAGCGACTACGACGAAACCGAGTTCGGTGGCGAACTGCCGTTCCAGCCCGACTATTCCAGCAGCTACGTGCACGAACTGATCGAGGGCCAGGGCGGCTGGATGCTGTTCCCGCCGATCCCCTTCAGCTACGACACGGTCAACTACGACCTCAGCCTGCCGGCCCCCAGCCCGCCCTCGGCGCAGAACTGGCTGGGCACCGACGACCAGGCCCGGGACGTGCTGGCGCGGGTGATCTTCGGCACGCGGGTGTCGATCCTGTTCGCCCTGGCGCTGACCGTCATCAGTGCGCTGATCGGCATCACCGCCGGCGCCCTGCAGGGTTATTACGGCGGCTGGGTCGACCTGTTCGGGCAGCGCCTGCTGGAAATCTGGTCGGGGCTGCCGGTGCTGTACCTGCTGATCATTCTCTCGGGGTTCGTCTCGCCGAGCTTCTGGTGGCTGCTGGGGATCATGGCGCTGTTCTCCTGGCTGGCCCTGGTGGACGTGGTGCGCGCCGAGTTCCTGCGCGGGCGCAACCTGGAGTACGTCAAGGCCGCCCGGGCCCTGGGCCTGAGCGACGGCGAGCTGATGCGCCGGCACATCCTGCCCAATGCCATGACCTCCACCCTGACCTACCTGCCGTTCATTCTCACTGGCGCCATCGCCACCCTCACCGCCCTGGATTTTCTCGGCTTCGGCATGCCCGCCGGCACCGCCTCCCTGGGCGAACTGATCGGCCAGGCCAAGCGCAATCTGCAAGCCCCCTGGCTGGGCCTGACGGCGTTTTTCGCCCTGGCGCTGATTCTCTCGTTGCTGGTGTTTATCGGCGAGGCCTGCCGCGACGCCTTCGATCCCCGGAGCTGA
- a CDS encoding microcin C ABC transporter permease YejB gives MGRYLSRRLLLIIPTLLCILVVNFLIVQAAPGGPVEQAIARLQGFGGHAMGGGAEVAAVGGSGRSSRGLDPALIEEIKHHYGFDKPMHQRLWLMLKNYAQLDFGNSFFRGAKVTDLILQKLPTSLSLGLWATLITYLVSIPLGVRKAIRNGSAFDAWTSSAIVLGYAMPAFLFAILLIVVFAGGSYLDWFPVQGLVSDNFASLGPLAKVGDYLWHLVLPVSALVIGGFATLTLLTKNSFLNEISRQYVVTARAKGLSERRVLYGHVFRNAMLLVIAGIPTALIEVFFAGSLLIETLFNLDGLGRMSYEAAVSRDYPVVFGALFLFTLFGLLIKLIGDLCYSLVDPRIDFSARTA, from the coding sequence ATGGGCCGTTACCTGAGTCGTCGCCTGCTGCTGATCATCCCCACCCTGCTGTGCATCCTGGTGGTCAACTTCCTGATCGTCCAGGCCGCGCCCGGCGGCCCGGTGGAACAGGCCATCGCCCGCCTGCAAGGCTTCGGCGGGCATGCCATGGGCGGTGGCGCCGAGGTCGCCGCCGTGGGTGGCAGCGGACGCAGCAGCCGTGGCCTGGACCCGGCGCTGATCGAGGAGATCAAGCACCACTACGGCTTCGACAAGCCAATGCACCAGCGCCTGTGGCTGATGCTGAAGAACTACGCGCAACTGGACTTCGGCAACAGCTTCTTCCGCGGGGCCAAGGTCACCGACCTGATCCTGCAGAAACTGCCGACCTCGCTGTCCCTCGGCCTGTGGGCGACCCTGATCACCTACCTGGTGTCGATTCCCCTGGGAGTGCGCAAGGCGATCCGCAATGGCAGCGCCTTCGATGCCTGGACCAGCAGCGCCATCGTCCTCGGCTACGCCATGCCGGCGTTCCTGTTCGCCATCCTGCTGATCGTGGTGTTCGCCGGCGGCAGCTACCTGGACTGGTTCCCGGTGCAGGGCCTGGTCTCGGACAACTTCGCCAGCCTCGGGCCCCTGGCCAAGGTCGGCGACTACCTGTGGCACCTGGTGCTGCCGGTGTCGGCGCTGGTGATCGGCGGCTTCGCCACCCTGACCCTGCTGACCAAGAACAGCTTCCTCAACGAGATCAGCCGCCAGTACGTGGTCACCGCCCGGGCCAAGGGCCTGAGCGAGCGTCGGGTGCTCTACGGCCATGTGTTTCGCAACGCCATGCTGCTGGTGATCGCCGGCATTCCCACAGCGCTGATCGAGGTGTTCTTCGCCGGCTCGCTGCTGATCGAGACCCTCTTCAACCTCGACGGCCTCGGGCGCATGAGCTACGAGGCCGCGGTGTCGCGGGACTACCCGGTGGTGTTCGGCGCGCTGTTCCTGTTCACCCTGTTCGGCCTGCTGATCAAGCTGATCGGCGACCTGTGCTACAGCCTGGTCGATCCGCGCATCGACTTCTCGGCGAGGACTGCCTGA
- a CDS encoding extracellular solute-binding protein, with translation MSALTRTLAGLALAAALLGAAGGALAAAHGSYAMTVYGEPPKYPPGFQHFDYVNPDAPKGGSLSRASMEIGQFNYITPYADQGIAVAQVNDWVYSPLAFRSLDEPYTVYGLVAERMERDPDGLWVRFYLDPRARFADGTPITAQDVRYTFDLLLSKGSLSYRQLYGDVRDVVIEGPGQVRFDFKNNLNRTLALDLATLRVLPEHWWRTRDFANGGGFEPPLGSGPYKVGKVDAGRSISFERDPNWWARDLPVSRGLYNFDRLTVNFYGDTDVARQLLQAGAFDYNREFSSSGYVVGYDSPALRDGRLQQAILAPDKPTAAQGFVFNLQQPVFHDRRVRQALTLLWDFEWTNKQMMRGFYVRQQSYWPKSEMAATALPDAREREILEPLRGQIPDEVFTQVYRPPQTDGSGRIRDKQLQALRLLAEAGWTPRNNRLVNAAGEPLEFTFLDGQGGFDRMLLPYKRTLAQIGITLNLRRIDSAQYINLLNARDYDMIVTSFPRSGDPIVSPGRELYSLYGSQSATQVGSSNSMVLANPAVDRLIDGLVQANSRDEMVHYARALDRVLQWGQYMIPNYYSKGTPTVFQNRFGRPAIAPIYDEGLNTWWEVSPKALTSRQMSTLRGTLEAH, from the coding sequence ATGTCTGCACTGACCCGCACCCTGGCTGGGCTGGCGCTGGCTGCCGCGCTGCTTGGCGCCGCCGGCGGGGCCCTGGCCGCCGCCCATGGCAGCTATGCCATGACGGTCTATGGCGAACCGCCGAAGTACCCGCCGGGCTTCCAGCACTTCGACTACGTCAACCCCGATGCGCCCAAGGGCGGCTCCCTGAGCCGCGCCTCGATGGAGATCGGCCAGTTCAACTACATCACCCCCTATGCCGACCAGGGCATCGCGGTGGCCCAGGTCAACGACTGGGTGTATTCGCCCCTGGCCTTTCGTTCCCTGGACGAGCCCTACACCGTCTACGGGCTGGTGGCCGAACGCATGGAGCGCGACCCCGACGGCCTGTGGGTGCGCTTCTACCTCGACCCCAGGGCACGCTTCGCCGATGGCACGCCGATCACCGCGCAAGACGTGCGCTACACCTTCGACCTGCTGCTGAGCAAGGGCAGCCTGAGCTATCGCCAGCTGTACGGCGACGTGCGGGACGTGGTGATCGAAGGCCCCGGGCAGGTGCGCTTCGACTTCAAGAACAACCTCAACCGCACCCTGGCCCTGGACCTGGCGACCCTGCGCGTGCTGCCCGAACACTGGTGGAGGACCCGCGATTTCGCCAACGGCGGCGGTTTCGAGCCGCCCCTGGGCAGCGGGCCATACAAGGTCGGCAAGGTCGACGCCGGGCGCAGCATCAGCTTCGAGCGCGACCCGAACTGGTGGGCCAGGGACCTGCCGGTCAGCCGCGGCCTGTACAACTTCGACCGCCTGACGGTGAATTTCTACGGCGACACCGACGTCGCGCGCCAGTTGCTGCAGGCCGGCGCCTTCGACTACAACCGCGAGTTTTCCTCGTCCGGTTACGTGGTCGGCTACGACAGCCCGGCCCTGCGCGACGGCCGCCTGCAACAGGCGATCCTCGCACCCGACAAGCCCACCGCCGCCCAGGGCTTTGTGTTCAACCTGCAGCAGCCGGTCTTCCACGACCGCCGGGTGCGCCAGGCGCTGACCCTGCTGTGGGATTTCGAGTGGACCAACAAGCAGATGATGCGCGGCTTCTACGTGCGCCAGCAGAGCTACTGGCCGAAAAGCGAGATGGCCGCCACCGCCCTGCCGGACGCCCGCGAACGGGAGATCCTCGAACCCCTGCGCGGACAGATCCCCGACGAAGTCTTCACCCAGGTCTACCGGCCCCCGCAGACCGACGGCAGCGGCCGCATCCGTGACAAGCAGCTGCAGGCCCTGCGCCTGCTGGCCGAGGCCGGCTGGACACCCCGGAACAACCGACTGGTGAACGCCGCCGGCGAGCCGCTGGAGTTCACCTTTCTCGATGGCCAGGGCGGCTTCGACCGCATGCTGCTGCCGTACAAACGCACCCTGGCGCAGATCGGCATCACCCTCAACCTGCGGCGCATCGATTCGGCGCAGTACATCAACCTGCTCAACGCCCGGGACTACGACATGATCGTCACCAGCTTCCCCCGCAGCGGCGACCCCATCGTCTCCCCGGGTCGCGAGCTGTACAGCCTGTACGGTTCGCAAAGCGCGACCCAGGTCGGTAGCTCCAACTCCATGGTGCTGGCCAACCCGGCAGTGGACCGCCTGATCGATGGCCTGGTCCAGGCCAATAGCCGCGACGAGATGGTGCATTACGCCCGGGCCCTGGACCGGGTGCTGCAATGGGGCCAATACATGATTCCCAATTACTACTCCAAGGGCACGCCCACGGTGTTCCAGAACCGCTTCGGTCGGCCGGCCATCGCGCCGATCTACGACGAGGGCCTGAACACCTGGTGGGAGGTCAGCCCCAAGGCCCTGACCAGCCGCCAGATGAGCACCCTGCGCGGCACCCTGGAGGCGCACTGA
- a CDS encoding ExbD/TolR family protein, with protein MSFSTQDSDEVLSEMNVTPLVDVMLVLLVVFIVTAPLMTNAIKVNLPKTDAVAPAEKKDPVVVSVDQDGKFYLAKSEVAPELLESSLKEVKAKDSEVRVQLQADAAVNYGQVAKAMASIERSGITRISVMTTR; from the coding sequence ATGTCCTTCTCTACTCAAGACAGCGACGAAGTGCTCAGTGAAATGAACGTCACGCCACTGGTGGACGTGATGCTGGTGCTGTTGGTGGTGTTCATCGTCACCGCCCCGCTGATGACCAACGCGATCAAGGTCAACCTGCCGAAAACCGACGCCGTGGCCCCTGCCGAGAAAAAAGACCCGGTGGTGGTCAGCGTCGACCAGGACGGCAAGTTCTACCTGGCCAAGTCCGAAGTGGCCCCCGAGCTGCTGGAAAGCAGCCTCAAGGAGGTCAAGGCCAAGGACAGCGAGGTGCGCGTGCAATTGCAGGCCGACGCCGCCGTCAACTACGGCCAAGTGGCCAAGGCCATGGCCTCCATCGAACGTTCGGGAATCACCAGGATATCCGTGATGACCACCCGATGA
- a CDS encoding MotA/TolQ/ExbB proton channel family protein, translated as MNDSLTSLIVPGVLWALVLFSVVSWALLLVKSAQYLRQKTQNRQFSKAFWSAPDLLTAAEHASQYPGSLARIASSGFEALLVEESPRTTQQLAHTINRADRLERNLRQQIQKERRALESGQAVLASIGSTAPFIGLFGTVWGIMEALQSIGASGSASLETVAGPIGHALIATGVGIAVAVPAVLIYNFFLRRLKLASASMDDFAHDFDALAQRSAFAISRQAIASKTAHAVREAS; from the coding sequence ATGAACGATTCCCTGACATCCCTGATTGTCCCCGGTGTGCTCTGGGCCCTGGTGCTGTTTTCCGTGGTCAGCTGGGCATTGCTGCTGGTCAAGTCGGCGCAGTACCTGCGGCAGAAGACCCAGAACCGGCAGTTCAGCAAGGCCTTCTGGAGCGCCCCGGACCTGCTCACCGCCGCCGAGCACGCCAGCCAGTACCCCGGCTCCCTGGCGCGCATCGCCAGCAGCGGCTTCGAGGCCCTGCTGGTGGAAGAGTCGCCGCGCACCACCCAGCAGCTGGCCCACACCATCAACCGCGCCGACCGCCTGGAGCGCAACCTGCGCCAGCAGATCCAGAAGGAACGCCGGGCCCTGGAAAGCGGCCAGGCGGTGCTCGCCAGTATCGGCAGCACCGCGCCCTTCATCGGCCTGTTCGGTACGGTCTGGGGAATCATGGAGGCCCTGCAGAGCATCGGCGCCAGCGGTTCGGCCAGCCTGGAAACCGTGGCCGGGCCGATCGGCCATGCGTTGATCGCCACTGGCGTGGGCATTGCCGTCGCCGTGCCGGCGGTGCTGATCTACAACTTCTTCCTGCGCCGCCTGAAGCTGGCCTCGGCCAGCATGGACGACTTCGCCCATGACTTCGACGCCCTGGCCCAGCGCAGCGCCTTCGCCATCAGCCGCCAGGCCATCGCCAGCAAGACTGCCCACGCCGTACGGGAGGCCAGCTGA
- a CDS encoding energy transducer TonB has protein sequence MNDAVKNRTLPRPLGDEAVVQVARGRPYKGNASKPGGLSKRQVLLLVTVSALLHGGAWWFFQQTRAAPLETPPEIPEMTVELSSPTPPAPPTPEPPPPPPPPEPEQPVEDEDALKPPPKPVEKPKPIEKPKLVEKPKPVKKPEPPKTPAPPAPAPPAAPAAPSQPAAAAAPAAAPGPVKESAAVSGLASLGNPPPEYPSLALRRNWEGTVVLRIKVLPNGRAGSVEVTRSSGKPQLDEAAVAAVKNWKFIPAKRGDTPIEGFATQTIDFKLPQ, from the coding sequence ATGAACGATGCGGTAAAGAACAGAACCCTGCCGAGGCCCTTGGGCGATGAAGCCGTCGTCCAGGTTGCGCGGGGCCGTCCTTATAAGGGTAATGCATCGAAACCCGGAGGCCTGAGCAAGCGCCAGGTGCTGTTGCTGGTGACGGTCTCGGCCCTGCTCCATGGTGGCGCCTGGTGGTTCTTCCAGCAGACCCGCGCCGCGCCGCTGGAAACGCCCCCGGAAATCCCGGAAATGACCGTCGAGCTGAGCAGCCCGACCCCGCCCGCGCCGCCCACCCCGGAACCTCCGCCGCCGCCACCGCCGCCCGAACCCGAGCAACCGGTGGAAGACGAAGACGCGCTCAAGCCGCCGCCCAAGCCGGTGGAGAAACCCAAGCCCATCGAAAAGCCCAAGCTGGTCGAAAAACCCAAGCCGGTGAAAAAGCCCGAGCCGCCGAAAACGCCGGCGCCACCCGCCCCCGCGCCACCGGCCGCGCCCGCAGCGCCCAGCCAGCCGGCCGCCGCTGCGGCGCCTGCCGCGGCCCCCGGGCCGGTCAAGGAATCGGCGGCGGTTTCCGGCCTGGCCAGCCTCGGCAACCCGCCGCCGGAATACCCGTCCCTGGCTCTGCGCCGCAACTGGGAAGGCACCGTGGTGCTGCGCATCAAGGTGCTGCCCAACGGCCGCGCCGGCAGCGTGGAAGTCACCCGTTCCAGCGGCAAGCCGCAACTGGACGAGGCCGCCGTGGCCGCGGTGAAGAATTGGAAATTCATCCCGGCCAAGCGCGGCGACACGCCGATCGAAGGCTTCGCCACCCAGACCATCGATTTCAAATTGCCGCAATGA
- a CDS encoding DUF4349 domain-containing protein, giving the protein MHPQDDTPTPLRSLAVVLLSTLLAACSPSDRSSSVAVGGAQGKAGAQLAYEHELSLSLPSAQIAPRLAATREACENATFGACNILRLQQGQYRAQVILRIVPDGVEPIVALAAQGAEIGERITSAEDLADAVADVQRQQERLKAQQQRLDQLAARKDITVSDLIALSKEQASIENDLQALAQVAAGHQRRLDTNRLTLNFVPTDSSQRGSKLQRAFDNLLDNLAYGTAEALEKGSYVLPFLILAFPLVMIWVWLWRRFVRRR; this is encoded by the coding sequence ATGCACCCTCAGGACGACACCCCCACCCCGCTGCGCAGCCTCGCCGTAGTGCTGCTCAGCACCCTGCTGGCCGCCTGTTCCCCCAGCGATCGTTCGTCCTCGGTGGCGGTCGGCGGCGCCCAGGGCAAGGCCGGCGCGCAACTGGCCTATGAACATGAACTGAGCCTGTCGCTGCCCTCGGCGCAGATCGCGCCGCGCCTGGCCGCCACCCGCGAAGCCTGCGAAAACGCCACGTTCGGCGCCTGCAATATCCTGCGCCTGCAACAAGGCCAGTACCGCGCCCAGGTGATCCTGCGCATCGTGCCCGACGGCGTCGAACCGATAGTCGCGCTGGCCGCCCAGGGCGCCGAAATCGGCGAACGCATCACCAGCGCCGAAGACCTGGCCGACGCCGTGGCCGACGTACAGCGCCAGCAGGAACGGCTCAAGGCCCAGCAGCAACGCCTCGACCAGTTGGCGGCGCGCAAGGACATCACCGTCAGCGACCTGATCGCCCTGAGCAAGGAACAGGCAAGCATCGAGAACGACCTGCAGGCCCTGGCCCAGGTCGCCGCCGGGCACCAGCGCCGGCTCGACACCAACCGCCTGACCCTGAACTTCGTGCCCACCGACAGCAGCCAGCGCGGCTCGAAACTGCAACGCGCGTTCGACAACCTGCTGGACAACCTCGCCTACGGCACCGCCGAAGCCCTGGAGAAAGGCAGCTACGTGCTGCCGTTCCTGATCCTGGCCTTCCCGCTGGTGATGATCTGGGTCTGGCTGTGGCGCCGGTTCGTGCGCCGTCGTTGA